The genomic interval CATCCGGATTCTTGTCAAGAAGGAAGAGTTGACTTTGGAGGGTATCCGCCAATTCTACATCAATGTGGAACGAGAGGTGGGGCCCAGTGCAGGAGGCAGACCTGGTAGTGAGTTGTTGGGTGTAGCCCGGCTGATTTCCCACCCTCCCAATTACCTGCAGGAGTGGAAGCTGGACACACTGTGTGATTTGTATGAAACCCTCACCATCACCCAGGCGGTCATCTTCATCAACACTCGAAGAAAGGTTGATTGGCTCACCGAGAAGATGCACGCCCGAGACTTCACTGTCTCTGCCATGGTGAGTTTTTCCTCACCTTGTTACCAGCAGTGTGTAGGAATCAGTGGCCCCGTTAAGACAGTTCTCAGAACAGTGTGCCTGTTCCACTCTTATGTTCCCTGTTCTAGCATGGAGATATGGACCAAAAGGAACGAGATGTAATCATGAGGGAGTTCCGCTCCGGCTCTAGCAGAGTACTGATTACCACTGACCTACTGGTGAGTAGGGAGGGTTTGGAGAAAactggaaagaagggagaaaccaAGGTGATTCCCTCTCCAAGGGGCCTCACAGTGCCGTCTTCAGGAAAGTAGCAACTTGGAAGAAAGTCTGGCGTGCCTCAGGTTTTCAAAGGAGATGATCACTTCTTTGCCTTCCTTTGGCTGCCTACATGTATGTTTGTATCCCAGTTCCACCTGGGTACTCACGAATTAGCGCTGAAACTGTTGTCTTCTTGCCATAGGCCAGAGGCATTGATGTACAGCAGGTTTCTTTAGTCATCAACTATGACCTTCCCACCAACAGGGAAAACTACATCCACAGGTGAGTTCCTTAGCCAGCCCCATGCCCAGTCCTCCCTGGCCTGAAGCTCTGGTTCCGTGAATGCTAAGGTGTCCTTGTTTTCCAGAATCGGTCGGGGCGGACGTTTTGGCCGTAAGGGTGTGGCTAttaatatggtgacagaagaagacAAGAGGACTCTTCGAGACATCGAGACCTTCTACAACACCTCCATTGAGGAGATGCCCCTCAATGTTGCTGACCTCATCTGAGGGCCTGGCCTGCACCTCAACCCCAGCCAGGGCTCGGTCCTTGGGGGACTGAGGAGCAgcagggggggggaagggagacaaGGGATggacatgtcattttttttctttttttttttttcttttgaataaatgTCACTTTTTGAGGCAAAGAAGGAACCGTGAACATTTTAGATACCCTTTTCTTTGGGGTAGGCTCTTGCCCCAGGCGCCGTCTCTTCTCCCAAAAACACTAATCCACTTCCCTAACCCTAGTCAACCTCCAAAATGCGGAGGCTCTCCCTGCTCCAGCCAAATTCCTCTGAGAAATGATTCAAGGGGCTTATGTCACTCAACCTCATTTACTGGACCAAATCTGGAGGGAGAACCCTGAGTTAAATTGTCCAGGGGGTTGTCTCCaggtgggggggagcaggggagAAAAGTAGTAGCCATTTTTACATTGTTTTGTATAGTATTTATTGATTcaggaaacaaacacaaaattctgAATAAAATTACTTGGAAACTGCCTGTTTGGGCTTctcatttcttccccttcccacctCCTATGGGGTATATattcctccttcccacccccagcTGACATGGACCCTTTTATGTTGCTTTGTTATAATAGCCATTAACTGAATAATGTGACCCTTACGTAAGAAGCTGGGCAATCACCACAAGTGTCTCACATGTCTCAAGTCAAGAGGAAGTAATGGAGGGGGAAAATGAGGGGTAACTTGGTTTTTAAGTCCTATTGAGTGGACTGTAATGGTTTTGTCACAACTAAAAATGTTTTGCTAAGGTAGACATGGGTCCCCAAGGGTCAATTCTAAAACCAACTCCTTTTCCCCACGTGTTAAGTCTTTAATCTTGGCAACTCCCACTTTGGCCAATCCAGGACCAATCATCTAATGATGAAAACTTGATGACTAAGAGATTGGTGGCTGGGGCTGAGGTGCCTGAGTCAGGTTGGGGGTAGGGTTATCGGTTACAGGAAGTCAAGACTTTCATTTCCTCCTTTTCCAGGAGAAGGCAGGGAACAGGGTAGACTGGTGAGCAGCTGGTACTTCTATACCCTAGAACTTGGGGTGAGGCTGTTGGACCATGAAGCTTGCTGTACTTTCCTTGGGGGCCTTGCTGGGGCTGCTAGCAGGTAAGGAAAATGGGGACTTAAGGGGAGAGAGCCTCTAGAAAATCGCCTGCTCCTGGTTGCTAACCTGTCTTTCCTCTGCTGAAAGCCCAGGGGACAGGGAATGATTGTCCTGACTGTCCTCACAAAAAATCTGCCACTCTGCTGCCATCCTTCACGGTAACACCTACAGCTACTGAAAGCACAAGCAGCCCTGGCACAACCAGCCACAGAACTACCACCACAGGCACCAGCCACGGACCTCCAACAGTCACTCACAGCCCAGTTACCACGACGAGCCATGGAAATGCCACAGTTCATCCAACGAGCAACAGCACTACCTCCAACCCGGGATCCTCCACCAGCCCCCCGCACCCAGGACCACCTCCACCTTCTCCAAGTCCTAGCCCAGGCTCCAAGGCAGCTGTGGGAGACTACACCTGGACTAATGGCTCCCTGCCCTGCGCCCATCTCCAAGCTCAGATTCAGATCCGAGTTCTGTACCCAACTCAGGGTGGAGAGGTAAAGCTGAAACAGTGGAGGATGTGACGGAAGGCATTTTTCTAGGGctcagagggaagaaggaagggtagGGATGGGTAAGGAAGGGGACAAACGGTGGGGTTGGAGGGAACAAGGCATTTAAGATGACGTGACTGTGTAGCCTTGTGACCCTCTCATATTTAACTTCCACAGGCCTGGGGCACCTCTGTACTGAACCCCAATAAAACCAAGGCTTTGGGGGGCTGTGAGGGTGCCCATCCCCACATGCTTCTCTCATTCCCCTATGGACAGCTCACCTTTGGATTCAAGCAGGTACCTCACCCTCGTCCCTCACTCACCCTCCATGTACCCTATCCGCATCAACCCCTCGCTGCACTCCTTACTCTGTGGCTGTACTACTCTCCCTCGCTGCCCTGAGCCTTCCTGGTCACCTCTGCAGGAGCCACTACAGAGCACTGTTTACCTGAACTACATGGCTGTGGAGTACAATGTGTCCTTCCCTCAGGCAACACGTGAGTAACCTTCCCTTTCTCATCACTTGCACTAGATGTCTGGACTGCTAAATGCACCtaactggggggtggggaggtggctaTAGACCTGACTCCTCCTCACTCTTTTAGAGTGGACCTTCTCAGTTCAGAATTCGTCCCTTCAAGAACTCCAAGCCCCACTGGGCCAGAGCTTCAGCTGCAGAAATGCAAGCATCATTCTTTCACCAACTTTCCAACTCGACCTGCTCGTCCTGAAGCTACAAGCTGCTCACCTACCCCCTACAGGGGCCTTTGGGCCAAGTAAGACCTACTCCTTCCCTACTAAACCCTCCCACGGCACTGAAAGCCCTTCCTCCAGACCTGTAATAGCCCTTCTTACACTCCCAAGTTCCCCCTCTCCGATGTTATAGCTAGAGGGACACTGTCCTCCCTTCCACAACACTGCCCATTCTCCCCTGCCATCTAGGTGAGCTCACTAACCTTCCTTTTAACGTCCCCCACATTCCTTTCTCCCAGCCACCATCACCGTGATGTCCACTTGCCCTATCTTTCTGCCAGGTTTCTCTTGTCCCAGTGACCAATCCATCTTGCTGCCTCTCATCATCGGCCTGATTGCCCTCGGCCTGCTCACCCTGGTGCTTGTGGTCTTCTGCGTCTTCCGGAGACGGTCACCCACCTATCAACCCCTCTGAGCATTTGTCACAACACTCAGGGCATGCCATTTTTCACCACTCAACGAAAGAAAGttattttccttccctctctgtcctAAAGAACAAAAGTGTAGATAATGCAATTGGGAAAACTGAAAGATGTTTATTAAAGTGACATTTTCTCACCCTCCCCCATCCTTGTGGGAGAATAGTAAAACCTACTCAAATCTTTGTCTGGTTTTTCTTGTCCTTCCTGATCCTGCCGGGATTCAAAGCTGTGAGGTCCCTGTCACAATGGTTTCTGTGCCTTACGAGGTTGAGTCTCAGTGAGGAAAGATGAAAATGTCCGTGTGTGACCAAATACTCTCCTGGGTTCATCCCCCCAAGTCTGCCACAGCTGGTGTGAATCTGCCTCACCTCCCTTCCTCATTCTAGGGCCCCTGGCTGCTCCAATCCAGTAGAGCCAGCCATCCTGGCAGCTTTCTTCCTGATCCTTATATACAATTACAAGTGAGGCAGACAATAGCAATGAGTGTGGGTGGGGAAGGTCACACCTGTGTCCTTTTATTTCCAAAGGCCGTGGTAGTGGGTCCTTAGCAACAAGAACGCCTGCTTTGCCCACCATGTCTAGGGCTGGCTGAACAACCTGATTAAACCCTTGCTGCACCTGAGATGATGCTCTCTCACTTGCAAAGCATTTCATCAATAGGAGCAGTGGGTACTACAACCTCCACATACAATTACCCTCTGGGCTCCTGGAAACAACGTATCTCTACATTGGGCAACCTAGGAAGCCAACCCTGATGTCCCCAGTGGTGTACTTATTGGTGGTGGGTGGCAGCTCTAGGGCAGCCTGTGTCCAGATTCTACAAAAGGACCTGCCCCAAAGCCACAGCCTATGCCACCAAGTGCCACTCACATCCTTTACAGTGGTGCAATTGCTGGGGGCCAGAATGGGGCCTTCCTAGTTGTAGCCACTAGGATCTGAAGACCCACCCTGGGGGCAGCACCGCCACCTCAAAAACATCTACGACCTTGCAGACTGTAGCGTGAAAGTCACTGAAGGGCTGCAAGAAGGCATGGCGCACAAGAGACACCCAGCTGCCACCGGGATGACCAAGAGCTGGTGTCCCAGCGCTGCTTGGCAGAAGGCATCGCTCCCGATGGGTAGTCCAAGGTGTCCTCTGCCAAGGGGAGCTGCTAGGCCCACTTAGCCTTGCTTAAGCCCGTGCTCAGCACCGAGGTCACAGAAGACAGAGGAGCGGGTCTTGCCCCAGAGGTGGAGCCTTCGATCCAgcggtggcagtggtggtggggggcgaCTCAAAGGGTCCTGCCTGTGCTTCGTGGAGCCTGCTTCAACCCGGCTGGGCTCCGCAAGGGGCTGTAAGACATAACCTTCCCCATTTTccgccacctcctcctcttctgcttcCCTGTCCCAGTCCAGCAGTCGGTGGCGCGCCCATCCGCTAAGGCCCGGGTGAACCCGGAGGGGAGACGCACGGACCCTGACCGCTGCCGGACACCCGCGGACGGCTGCCTAGTGCAGACTAGACTGCTCCTGCCAGCGCCATTCTCTCTGGAGACGCCGAAAGAACAGGACTTAGAGAGCTACAGCACTCGCACCCAACGCCATTTTGGAGACTCACGCTCCTTCTCTCAACTTTGAACAATATAGAGTCAGcggagagaagacaagatggcgccgagcaagagaagcagagaaaagcaGGATAAATCTTGCTTCCAAACTAGAAGCATAAACAAAGGCGCAAAACAAGGAAGCGCGCAGGCATACAGCTTTGACACACTTTAAAATTCAAACAGCAGGGAGGGTGGGCCCAAAACAGTCTCCGGACGAGACCTATTTTACGCTGCTAAAGGTGCGGTGGCGTAAGAAAGAGCGGAGAACAGGGGGCGGTTCAGCCTAGTCGCGGGAAGGCAAGGGGCGGGATATCCGGAGCACGCATGCGTACCGCAAGTCTCTGACGGTCTGAAGAAAGTGGCGGAAGCTATTTGTGCAATATGGCGGCCGAAGCTGACGGGCCGCTCAAACGGGTGCTCGTGCCGATTCTTTTACCTGAGAAATGCTACGACCAATTTTTCGTCCACTGGGATTTGCTTCACGGTGAGTTTTATTCGGCATCCAGCCGAAGTTCTGCCTGAGCGCCCTCAGACCATAACGGAGGCGTGGCGGCGACTGCTGCTCGCCGCGCTGGGCGGAAATTATGTCGGAGAGGGGCGGAAGTGTCCCGGGCTCCGTAGAGGAAGGACGCCATTTTTGGGCGGGGGGGTGGGGCAGGTCGCCGATTGGAAGTAATTCTGTGAAGTTTGTTTTGGCGACAACGAAAGGCCAAGActcaaattttataaaagttaaaatttgatAGAAGAGTTCCAACTTTTAGTAGGTCGCTATACTTTCAGGACCAAGGTCAAACTTGATTAGCAGCCTCTTAGGAATCCAGGCCCTCAGCGGCATCCCCAGAGGCCCCTGCCCTCCTGATGGCTTTCCTTCAGTTCTCCGTTTGTTCACCTGCCTCCAGACAACCCCAGGCTGCCTTATATGGGTACGTCCGAGTCTTAAGAAGCAGCCGCAGCCCACAGGAGCGCTTTAAGCCTATAGGCCTGTACCGTTTCTGAAAACCCTAGTCTGGGTTCCAGAGGTCTCCTCTCTGCTTACACCTCGTTCTCTTCTCAGTCCCCTGCCTGAAGATTCTCCTCAGCAAGGGCCTGGGGCTGGGCATTGTAGCTGGGTCACTTCTaggtatgtattttattttcctttctttatattGGGACGGGGATGGAGTCCTAAAATGCCATAAACTGGATGGGTCCCTTAACCAGAGATGGGGTTATTATGGTGCCCAGTAGTTGTTGCGTTGTACTCCCAAGAAACATCGGCCCTTCAAccatgccttttttatttttttctctagtaaaacTGCCCCAGGTGTTTAAAATTCTTGGAGCCAAGAGTGCCGAAGGCCTGAGCCTCCAGTCAGTAATGCTGGAGCTGGTGGCGTTAACTGGGACCATGGTGTACAGTATCCTCAACCACTTCCCCTTCAGGTGAGGGGCTTGCCCTATATCCCCAAGGGTAACGTCCACAACTCGAGTGGGGTTAGGGTCAGGGAGGTGAAAGGTCATCATCTTTGGAGGTGATGAGAAGAGGCGAGCATCCCACAAATGCCCAGAATCCAGAATGAGTGGGTGGTGCTGGGAGGCGGTGGTGGGCACCCCTGGGGCTGTGGAGAACAGGGAGTAATCAGACAATTGGGAGCGGATGGGCTGTGGAGGCTTTCCCTATGTATTTCAGGCCCACCGTTCTTCTTCCTCTTGACTCTGCAGCTCTTGGGGTGAAGCCCTCTTCCTGATGCTCCAGACAGTCACCATCTGCTTCCTGGTCTTGCACTACAGAGGACAGAATGGGAAAGGTGCTGGGATTTACCCAAGAGCCCTGCTGGCTGGGAACTCAGGCCTGGGGAAGCCAGAGGACTCCAGAGGTTGATGAGGACTCCTTGTCTCCCTGATCCCAAGGTGTGGCTTTCTTAGTGGGTTATGCCTTGGTCCTGCTGGTGCTGCTTTCACCACTGACGCCCCGGGCTGTAGTCACCCTGCTCCAGGCTTCCAATATGCCTTCTGTGGTGGTGGGAAAGGTGGGTACTGGGAGCAAGGAAGAAAATGTTGGGAGGGGGTCCTGGGAGCTCTGTGGGATTGAGGGGAATGGAAGGAATCTGCGATGGGAATATGGGAAAAATTCAGATGATAGAACTAAGGGTCTCAACTCTTGTTCTAGCTGCTTCAGGCAGTCACCAACTACCACAATGGGCACACGGGTCAGCTCTCTGCCATCACAATCTTTCTGCTCTTCGGAGGCTCTTTGGCTCGAATCTTCACCTCCATTCAGGTGAGTTCACCTTCTGCCCTGTAGGGGGCACTAAAACCTCATCTTACCTTTTCCACCTGAGGACccaaagctgcctgacctgtggaacCTTTTTTGGGTTTTGCTGAAGAGTGACCCTAGCTGTGTTTCTCACACCTAGGAAACTGGAGACCCCCTCATGGCTGGAACCTTTGTGGTCTCTTCCCTCTGTAATGGCCTTATCGCTGCCCAGCTTCTCTTCTACTGGAATGCAAAGGCTCCCCACAAGAAGAAAAAGGAGTAGTTCTGAGCTGGCTACTCACATCCATTCCATGTTTCTGGTCATTCGCTTAACCTCAGGGTCCTGGGCCAGTCTGTTGTAACTTTAAGCATTCCCCATCCTTCTGCAGATACTTCTTGAGCCAGGATTTGTGTTGAGTGGAATGGCATAGTTGGGAGACCCAGCTCCTTAGAATGGCGGTAAACATTTTCAAGCTGACATTTGATAgtaactcatttaattatttagcAGTTTCCATACTTACCTATTCTGGGCAAAAGTCTTGCcctgcccttccttctccccacttcccttcagagCCTGGACAGTGGAAAGGACTAGGGACTTAAAActgcttcctcccccctccctggccGGGACTGTCTCCTGGACCCCATTACTGGGTGAGGGGCAGCGGTAGGGGGTTGAGAATGACTCAGTCAAGGCCccagggtggggtgaggaggtTCCTGCTCTGGCAGGTCCAAGCGGAAGGGAGTGGAGATGGTGCTGGTTCCTGCTGCAGTACAGAACAGAGATGGTTCAATAAAGACTCGGAGACATGGCTTAATTGTATAAAACTGTGTTCatcctataaaaatatttaaaaagttgtgtTGCCCCCCCTGGCTTTTGTCAGGTGGGGGGGCAGGTCTCAGTTCTCCTCTGAACTGTGAACAGTACAAAAGAAGGGTTTGCACTTTGGGAGCAGACAGTGGTTCTGGGTGAAAAAGAGGTTGGAGCCCTTTCTAGGAGGTTCGTACCCATGAGTTAGAGATGGGCAAGGGGCATGGGGGCCCCGGAGACGGGGGAATTGTAGGGAGTGGGGGAGCCTGGGGAGAGGTAGGGGTTACAGGCGGGCAGCAGCTCCCCCTGGAGCCTAGGGTTACTCTGATGGAGGGAGC from Saccopteryx leptura isolate mSacLep1 chromosome 2, mSacLep1_pri_phased_curated, whole genome shotgun sequence carries:
- the CD68 gene encoding macrosialin; the encoded protein is MKLAVLSLGALLGLLAAQGTGNDCPDCPHKKSATLLPSFTVTPTATESTSSPGTTSHRTTTTGTSHGPPTVTHSPVTTTSHGNATVHPTSNSTTSNPGSSTSPPHPGPPPPSPSPSPGSKAAVGDYTWTNGSLPCAHLQAQIQIRVLYPTQGGEAWGTSVLNPNKTKALGGCEGAHPHMLLSFPYGQLTFGFKQEPLQSTVYLNYMAVEYNVSFPQATQWTFSVQNSSLQELQAPLGQSFSCRNASIILSPTFQLDLLVLKLQAAHLPPTGAFGPSFSCPSDQSILLPLIIGLIALGLLTLVLVVFCVFRRRSPTYQPL
- the MPDU1 gene encoding mannose-P-dolichol utilization defect 1 protein isoform X1 yields the protein MAAEADGPLKRVLVPILLPEKCYDQFFVHWDLLHVPCLKILLSKGLGLGIVAGSLLVKLPQVFKILGAKSAEGLSLQSVMLELVALTGTMVYSILNHFPFSSWGEALFLMLQTVTICFLVLHYRGQNGKGVAFLVGYALVLLVLLSPLTPRAVVTLLQASNMPSVVVGKLLQAVTNYHNGHTGQLSAITIFLLFGGSLARIFTSIQETGDPLMAGTFVVSSLCNGLIAAQLLFYWNAKAPHKKKKE
- the MPDU1 gene encoding mannose-P-dolichol utilization defect 1 protein isoform X2 codes for the protein MAAEADGPLKRVLVPILLPEKCYDQFFVHWDLLHVKLPQVFKILGAKSAEGLSLQSVMLELVALTGTMVYSILNHFPFSSWGEALFLMLQTVTICFLVLHYRGQNGKGVAFLVGYALVLLVLLSPLTPRAVVTLLQASNMPSVVVGKLLQAVTNYHNGHTGQLSAITIFLLFGGSLARIFTSIQETGDPLMAGTFVVSSLCNGLIAAQLLFYWNAKAPHKKKKE
- the MPDU1 gene encoding mannose-P-dolichol utilization defect 1 protein isoform X3 translates to MVPCLKILLSKGLGLGIVAGSLLVKLPQVFKILGAKSAEGLSLQSVMLELVALTGTMVYSILNHFPFSSWGEALFLMLQTVTICFLVLHYRGQNGKGVAFLVGYALVLLVLLSPLTPRAVVTLLQASNMPSVVVGKLLQAVTNYHNGHTGQLSAITIFLLFGGSLARIFTSIQETGDPLMAGTFVVSSLCNGLIAAQLLFYWNAKAPHKKKKE